AGAGCGGCGCACAAAGGCAGAGTCCGTGAAAATCTCCATCTCTTTCCGAAAAAAGGGGTCGATCTTCCGAACCGATGGAGAGGTTTCAATGCCCCCCTGCTGAATTCCCTCCCCCTCCAAAAGACGAAGGGTCGTTTTTTCCTTATAAAGATAATGATTGGGAGGAATAGCGAGGTTCAGCTCCACTGAAAACTCTCCCCCCGTTGAAACCTGAATCTCCCGCGGGCTCAGATCCCATTGAAAGGGGTCTTCGAAGGCAAGAAGAAGAAGGGGCAAAAGAAAAAAACCACAGAAAAACAGAAACTTCATTTTACTCATGGCCTATTTTATACTAAGACCTTCTCCAAGGTACAAGGGTCATTTGAGAGGGGTAAAGATGAGGCGCGGCGTCAAGCAGATCAATAAAGAACTCCTTCAATCAACTTTTCGGCTGGCAAAAGTGACTCATGCGACAGGGATCTTTATTTTTCTGGACCCCTTGAAAGAGCCCTTTGAGGAACTATTCCAAAAGAATCTCAAGATTTTTTTTGTGACGAGGCGCTCTGTTGAAGAAGTCCTTTCCCTCTTTCCAGAAGGGACAAAAATCCCGCTGATCCATCTGCCTAAAATTGACATGACACGGATGGGACAGATCCAGATGGCGATTGTCTTGGCCCTCTCCAAACAGATGATCCGCCTTGGCGAAAAATTGATTTTTGTGACAGGGCTTCCGGAGACAGATGTTTTGGACACTGTTGTTTTTATCGATACCGCTCACGAAGCAGAGCTCCTGACGACACAGGCGGTTGACGGTCTGACGGAAGGAGTTCGTCCCGATGTCTTTCAGCAGACCTTGAATATCGCCTTGGAACTTGCCAGTCGTGGTCGCGAGGGAAAACCGGTCGGGACGATTTTTGTCCTCGGGGATGAAGAAAAGGTGCTCCAGCTCTCGAAACAGATGATTATCAACCCTTTTAAAGGGTATACCGATGATGAGAGAAACATCCTGAACCCAACCCTTCGGGATACTATTTTTGAGTTCGCCGCCCTCGATGGGGCCTTTATTATCAGCCACGAAGGTCTTGTCCTTTCTGCGGGGCGACACCTCGGCACAGCGGGGGATGAGGATACGATCCCACGCGGATTAGGATCCCGCCATATTGCGGCTGCCGGCATAACATCATTGACAGATGCCGTAGCTCTCGTCATATCTGAATCAACAGGCGATTTGAGAATCTTCAAAAACGGAAAAGTCCTGATGAAGATCGAAAAGCCAAGCCGGCTACCGACAAGATAAATGATTTTTTAACCAGAGGAGGATTAATCATGAAGAGTAAATTTGAATTTATTGACCTTGATAAGAGGGTCCTTGAGCGAAGGCTCCAGAGACACGAATTGTCCCAAGCCGATTACCAAAAAATCCTAAAAGGCCTCTCGAATGAGGAAGAATACGCTGAAGAACTCCAAATGCCTGAGGAAGAAAGCAAGATTCCTGAAGACATCACCTCTTAAAGGTGTTACCATTCTTGGTGCTCATGAAGGCTTACAACGCAGCCTCAATCAAAAAGAGAGGCGATGGTCGGGAGTTTGATCCCTACCTGGCACGGCTCGACCCTAAGGATAAGGCTGCATGCATCAAGTGTCAGGCGATCTATCATAACAAACACTGGTCGCTTCCCAAGCAAACCAACGGAACAAGAAAGGCTGTCTCTTCTAAGGAAGTTGTCAAAAAGATACTCTGCCCTGCCTGTCAGAAGATCCGAGATCATTTCCCGATGGGGGTCGTGACACTCAAAGGGAGCTATATCAAGAACCACCGGGATGAAATTCTGAACCTGATTCACA
This genomic window from Deltaproteobacteria bacterium contains:
- a CDS encoding ATPase; protein product: MKAYNAASIKKRGDGREFDPYLARLDPKDKAACIKCQAIYHNKHWSLPKQTNGTRKAVSSKEVVKKILCPACQKIRDHFPMGVVTLKGSYIKNHRDEILNLIHNEEHRAMGFNPLERLIAIYDQEGSLVVETTTEKLAQRIGSRLEHSHRGEVQYKWSHQNRFIRVEWERNLEPAK
- a CDS encoding DNA integrity scanning protein DisA nucleotide-binding domain protein, which produces MRRGVKQINKELLQSTFRLAKVTHATGIFIFLDPLKEPFEELFQKNLKIFFVTRRSVEEVLSLFPEGTKIPLIHLPKIDMTRMGQIQMAIVLALSKQMIRLGEKLIFVTGLPETDVLDTVVFIDTAHEAELLTTQAVDGLTEGVRPDVFQQTLNIALELASRGREGKPVGTIFVLGDEEKVLQLSKQMIINPFKGYTDDERNILNPTLRDTIFEFAALDGAFIISHEGLVLSAGRHLGTAGDEDTIPRGLGSRHIAAAGITSLTDAVALVISESTGDLRIFKNGKVLMKIEKPSRLPTR